A stretch of DNA from Leptospira wolffii serovar Khorat str. Khorat-H2:
ATCCACTCCCATGTGGGAAGTGATCAACGAGTTCTATCTTACGATCAAATCCAAGAAAAGATTCGAAGAATCGGATATGCCGGGTATCGCGGAATTCTTCAAGGCGATCCGTAACCAATGTCTTTTGTTTTACGGTTGTCAGGAGGCCACGATTTCCCACGACGAGGTCTGGCATTTCGCATTACTCGGTAGACTTTTGGAAAGAGCCGATAAGACCACACGGATCTTGGACATGAAGTATTTCATCCTTCTTCCTTCCAGAGAAGAAGTGGGTTCCACATTGGATCTGATACAATGGCTTTCCTTATTGAAATCAGCGAGCGCTCACGAGATGTTCAATCGCTTCTATACCAGAATCACCCCTAAGAATATAGCGGAGTTTTTAATCCTGGATAAGATATTTCCTAGAGCGATCCGATTCTGTTTAGCCAAGTCTTTCGATAGCTTAAAGAGCATCAGCGGAACCGATAGGGATTCCTATGCGGACGAGACGGAAAAACGGGTAGGTGTTCTTCTCTCCGAGATGAATTACGCTTCCATAGAGGAGATATTCTCCTCCGGAATGCACGAATATCTGGATCAGTTGCAAGTCCGTTTGAACGGAATCGCGTCCCAGTTGGACGAGACCTATTTTAGAAATTAATATTCAAGATTAGAAATCGCGGCCTATGTCCTTACTCGTTTCCTTAACGCATGAAACTTCCTACGAATACGATAGGCAGGTAAATCTATCTCCCCATATCATCCGTTTGAGACCGGCTCCTCATTCTAGGACCAGGATCGTTTCCTATTCTTTACTGGTCGAACCTCAGGATCAATTCCTGAATTGGCAGCAGGATCCTTTCGGAAACTACCAGGCAAGGTTGGTATTTCCTAAAAAGACGGATAAGCTAAAGATCCTTGTGGATTTGGTGGCCGAGATTCAGGTTTTGAATCCTTTCGATTTCTTTTTGGAGCCGGAAGCGGAAGAGGCTCCCTTTATCTATTCCGATTCTCTTAGGAAGGAGCTGCTTCCGTATTTGAGCGCTACGGACGGTAGTCACGCTCTCGCAAACTATATTTCTTCCCTTCGTAAAGACGGAGTATTGAAGCCCAATCGCACGGTGGACTTTCTCGTGGGTCTGAACCAAAGAGTTTACAGGGACGTTTCTTATGTGATTCGGATGGAACCGGGAGTCCAAAGCTGCACCGAGACTCTGGAAAGGAAATCTGGTTCTTGCAGAGACTCCGCTTTTCTTCTCGTTCAAATTCTCCGTCATATAGGTCTCGCGGCTCGTTTCGTTTCCGGATATCTAATTCAATTAAAACCGGACGAAGTTGCGATCAAAGGACCCTTGGGGCCTACCGAGGATTTTACGGACCTGCATGCTTGGGCAGAAGTCTTCTTGCCGGGAGCGGGCTGGGTAGGACTAGATCCTACTTCCGGACTTCTTACCGGAGAAGGTCATATTCCTCTATCCGCCGTTCCAGAACCTGCAAGCGCTTCTCCTGTGTTCGGATATTCGGACCCTGCGGAGACTAAATTCGGTTTTAGGATGGAGGTCCGACGTTTCCAGGAATCCCCAAGAGTGACCAAGCCGTATTCGGACGCCACCTGGGATCGCATTCTGCAGATGGGAAAGTCCCTGGACACTAGATTCCAAAAAAATGATATACGGCTTTCTATTGGAGGGGAGCCCACCTTCATTTCGGACACGGAAAGGCAGGATCCTCAATGGAATATTTCCGCACTAGGAAAAGAGAAACTGCAATTCGGAGAGACTCTATTAACCCGTCTACGAAAAAGATTCTCTCCGGGTTCCATAGTGATGGTTACCCAAGGAAAGTGGTATCCCGGAGAACCCCTGCCTCGTTGGTCTCTGAATACGTTCTGGAGAAGGGACGGGGAGAATCTTTGGGAAAAAGAGGAACTTCTTTCCAGCTCGGAAGCGAAGGAGAATTCGGATACGGAAACCGAGCTTCATGACGCGGAAAAACTGGGAGAATCCTTGAGTAAGAATCTGGGAATTTCTCCCAAACATTTAGTCCCTCTCTACGAGGACGGATTCTATTATCTTTGGAAAGAGGGACAACTTCCCGAATGGAAGAATCCTAAAGAAGCGAAGCCCGCGTCGGATGATTTCTCCTTCGAGGCTTTGGAAAGAAGAAGGTTACTCTCCCTTTTGGACAGGGATTTTAAGCTTAAAAAAGCGTTCGCTCTTCCATTACAGTACGATTATATACATTCGAGATGGGAAAGCTCCGAATGGAAATTTAAGAGAGAAAGACTCTATCTGATTCCGGGGGATAGCCCCGCAGGATTTAGATTGCCTTTTTCCTCCATTTCGGAGGAGTTCCGACCTACCGCGACCCTTACGGATATTTCCCGTAGTAAATCTTTTCCGAGCCGCAAGGATCTAATCTCTCGGACACTCAAGAGAAGAAAATCGGAGCCTAAATTCTTCGGCGAAAAATCGGGACTTCCTATACGGACCACCTTGGTAATCGAGCCTAGGCAGGGCGTAGTTCGGATTTTTCTTCCTCCTTTGGAGGCGATAGAACCTTGGTTGGATTTGGTTTCCGCACTCGAAGCGGCTTGCGAAGAATCCGGAGTCTCGGTGGTTCTGGAAGGTTACGAGCCTCCCCAGGATGCGAGACTGAGCTTATTTCGCATAACGCCTGATCCTGGGGTTCTGGAAGTGAATTTACATCCTTCTGCGAATTTCCGTGAATTGGAGGAAAAAACCCGTATTCTTTACGAAGAGGCCAAAGAGATCGGA
This window harbors:
- a CDS encoding alpha-E domain-containing protein; its protein translation is MLSRVAESVYWMNRYMERAENYSRFLDVNFQLSLDLNEDSNRQWMPLVYTTGDNELFTRKYNSPSKENVIHFMSLDTENPNSIMNCLIRARENARTIRENISTPMWEVINEFYLTIKSKKRFEESDMPGIAEFFKAIRNQCLLFYGCQEATISHDEVWHFALLGRLLERADKTTRILDMKYFILLPSREEVGSTLDLIQWLSLLKSASAHEMFNRFYTRITPKNIAEFLILDKIFPRAIRFCLAKSFDSLKSISGTDRDSYADETEKRVGVLLSEMNYASIEEIFSSGMHEYLDQLQVRLNGIASQLDETYFRN
- a CDS encoding DUF2126 domain-containing protein, producing the protein MSLLVSLTHETSYEYDRQVNLSPHIIRLRPAPHSRTRIVSYSLLVEPQDQFLNWQQDPFGNYQARLVFPKKTDKLKILVDLVAEIQVLNPFDFFLEPEAEEAPFIYSDSLRKELLPYLSATDGSHALANYISSLRKDGVLKPNRTVDFLVGLNQRVYRDVSYVIRMEPGVQSCTETLERKSGSCRDSAFLLVQILRHIGLAARFVSGYLIQLKPDEVAIKGPLGPTEDFTDLHAWAEVFLPGAGWVGLDPTSGLLTGEGHIPLSAVPEPASASPVFGYSDPAETKFGFRMEVRRFQESPRVTKPYSDATWDRILQMGKSLDTRFQKNDIRLSIGGEPTFISDTERQDPQWNISALGKEKLQFGETLLTRLRKRFSPGSIVMVTQGKWYPGEPLPRWSLNTFWRRDGENLWEKEELLSSSEAKENSDTETELHDAEKLGESLSKNLGISPKHLVPLYEDGFYYLWKEGQLPEWKNPKEAKPASDDFSFEALERRRLLSLLDRDFKLKKAFALPLQYDYIHSRWESSEWKFKRERLYLIPGDSPAGFRLPFSSISEEFRPTATLTDISRSKSFPSRKDLISRTLKRRKSEPKFFGEKSGLPIRTTLVIEPRQGVVRIFLPPLEAIEPWLDLVSALEAACEESGVSVVLEGYEPPQDARLSLFRITPDPGVLEVNLHPSANFRELEEKTRILYEEAKEIGLSAEKFMVDGRHTGTGGGNHITVGAMSPEDSPFLRRPDLLRSIVTYWQHHPSLSYLFSGLFIGPTSQAPRMDEGRDEILHEFELAAAQLDLSKPHPPWLVDRLFRNLLVDLTGNTHRAEISIDKLYPPSGPRLGLVELRGFEMPPQARMSTVQQLLVLSLLGRFWEKPYSKPPVHWGTELHDRFLLPHYVWSDFKDVLRDLNEHGFHFREEEFLPFFEFRFPVYGKTQREEVFLELRMALEPWNVLGEEASSFGTSRSVDSALERLQVKVEGWSDRYLLGCNGYEIPLKSTGRKGEAVAGVRFKAWSPVFTLHPNLPIHNPLIFDIWDTWSSRPLGGCRYYVSHPGGRSYDTYPVNSFEAESRRISRFLADGHSPHAGSAPKRIENTDGYTMDLRWAEA